GCATGTAATCCCAAAACAGCGGCGTGAACGCCAGAATGCTTGCAGCCAGAAAGCGCACGCGGCGCGTACTGTCGGCAATCGGACGGAACAACAGCAACAATAGAACGCCAAGGCCGGCCAGAGCCGGGATAAGGCGGAGTTGCAGGATTCCCCATCCGGCGATTCGTGAGATTGCCGCTCCGCACCAGATGAGTAGTTTATGGTACACGACAATGTGGCCATCAAGTGGCGGGACATCACGGAAAAGAGCGGAAGCCACCTCCCCCGTGTTGACCAGCGCCAGTACCTGCTGCCCCAGCCAGGCCTCATCGGTCTGGATGTCGCCGTGAATGAGGGCGAGAGGGAATAAGAAAACGAAGAGAGCGACCAGCCCAATGCAACTGCGGCGCTCCCACCGTGCCGTATGTGCGGTTTGCCCCGGTCGATCCGACATGAAGTGATAGATTCCTCGTTGATCGTTTTAGCGGAAAGCTATGTCCGACGCCGGTAAAGTCAAGCCGCGGCTGACGCCAACGCCACTTGCCGACGGTCGCACTTTTCCGGATATTGGTCACGGTACGTATTGCAACCCCCTGCCGAAAAGGACCACGTATGCCCGTACACGCGAAACCAGCTGCGCAACCAAAGCGCGATGAGATAGACCAACAGTACACCTGGAATCTGGCGGATATTTATGCCAGCGAGAGTTCCTGGGAGGCGGATTTCAAACGCGCCAGGCAGATGGTCGACAACGCCAAGTTGTTTGCCGGTCGCCTTCGGGAGTCGCCGTCCGTTCTATACGATTGTCTTGAAATCCGCAGCGAGCTTGGTATGTTGCTCTTCAACCTGTATCAGTATGCGTTTCTCAACAAGGATCTCGACAACCGGGTCTCCAAGTACCAGGCCATGACCGAGCGAGCCGCCATGCTCTCGGCGGAGGCGTCCACCGCCCTCGCTTTCGTTGAACCGGAACTGCTTCAGATACCGGAGGCGGAACTGCTGCGGATGGCGGCGCAGTTTTCCAAAACCGATGTCTACGATTTCTATATCGCCGAACTGATCCGGTCCAAGGCGCATGTTCGCTCGCACGAGGTGGAGGAGCTCCTGGCGATGGCCAGCACGGTCTCACGTGGGCCGGATACGATCTTCAGCATGCTCGATGATGCCGACCTCACCTACCCGGTGATTACCGACGAGCACGGCAACGAGGTTCAACTCACCAAGCAGCGGTTTGCAAAACTACTTGAATCATCAGATCAGCGAGTCCGGCGTGATACCAGCGACGGCTTCTATTCTTCGTACAAGGCGCACCTGAACACCATTGCCGCCACGCTGGCGGCCAGCGTAAACAAAGATGTATTCGTAACACGCGCGCGCCGATACGACAGCTGCCTTCACCGGGCGCTCGACGGTGACAATATCCCGGCGTCGGTGTATCATTCGCTCCTCGACAGCACCGAGGCGAATCTGGCCGCCCTGCACGACTACGTGACGCTCCGAAAGCGGATACTGAGGCTCGACACGATCCGGCCGTACGACATGTTCTGTCCGCTGTTTCCGGAATATGACTACGAGGTGCCCTACGACGATGCGGTTCGCCAGGTGCTCGAGGCGGTGAAACCGCTCGGGACGGAGTATCAGCAGGCGATGTCGCATGCCTTTACGACTCGCTGGGTGGACGTGTTCGAGACCGAGGGAAAAGGGAGCGGCGCCTACAACTACGGCAACTACAGCGTGCATCCATTCGTGCTGATGAACTACAACGATACGGTCGACAACATGTTTACGCTGGCGCACGAAATGGGGCACGCCATGCACAGCCATTTGTCCAACCGAACACAGCCGTACGCCAAATCACAATACTCCATCTTTGTGGCCGAGGTCGCCTCGACCCTCAACGAGGGACTTCTGTTGCATTATCTGCTGGAGAAGACGACCGACAAGCGGGCCAGGCTCTATTTGTTGAACCGGCATCTCGACAACACGCTCGGCACGTTCTTTCACCAGGTGATGTACGCGCGTTTCGAGCTCGTGATTCACGAACAAGTTGAAAGCGGCAACGCCCTCTCCCCCGAATATCTGAATCAGGTATGGGGTAAGCTGACGGAGCAGTACTACGGTCCGATCATGGAACTGGACGAGCATTCGAAACTCAAATGGTCCCGTGTCCCGCATTTCTACAACATGTATTACGTGTATCAATACGCGACATCGTATGCCGCCTCGCAGGCGATCATGGCGATGTTCCTCACGGGGGAAGCGGGAATTATCAAACGCTACCTCGAACTATTGTCCTCCGGCGGCAAAGATCATCCCATCGAGCTGCTCAAGAAATGCGGTGTCGACATGAGTTCACCCAAGCCAGTGCTGGCCACGATCGATCTGTTCCGGGATCAGGTGAAACAGATGGATAGTCTGGTGTAACGAGCAGCGAGACTCCTGCATGCGGCGCAAAGACAAAGAAATCACCGACCGCGGTCTGATCGAGACCATTCTGAGAGAGGCGCTTGTATGCCATCTCGCCTTTGTTGACAGCGATCGGCCGTATGTTGTGGCGATGAATTTCGGCTATCAGGACAACCGCCTTTATATGCATTCCGCTCCAGAGGGGCGTAAGATTGAGTGTATCAGGCGAAATCCGCTCGTCTGCTTCCAGATGGAGGCGCGCGCGGAACTGGTGACATCGGTCAAAGCGTGCAGCTTCAGTATGCGGTATCTGAGTGTCGTAGGGTATGGCAACGCATCCCTGGTCGAGAGTCCGGTCGAGAAGCGCCAGGCGCTCGACGTGATCATGCGGAAATACACCGGTCGTGACGGTTTCGTCTATGCCGATGCCTCGGTGGAGGAGATCGCGGTGATCAGGATCGACGTCACTGAAATGACCGGCAAGAAATCGAAACTCGAATAAACATGTTACTGTGCAGTGGAGGTTAGGTACATGGCAGGGTATTATGGTGGTGCGGAAGGGGGCGCGGCGGCGGCCGCGATAGCCAACGCGATCAAAGCAGCAGGCGGCATTGTGCGACTCGAACCCGGTGAGTTCGCCAAGATCCTTGTGCGCACGGATGCGCCCCTCGTGGTCACGGGATTCGGTGGTGTATTCACCAGGAAGAATCAATATCTGGCCAACTACAAGGGGATATTTTTCTTCACAGAATCCAGGCAGCCGTTGCAGTTACCCTACAAGGCGGAACAGGTGGAGGCCAAAAATATCTGGATGCCGCGTTAGGTGGCAGATTCTGCTTCAAGCAGTTCGGCTACCGCCTCATGAAGTTCGGCGCGGTACCAGAGTCCCCCCATGCCCATCGTGCGCATCACCTTGCCGAACGACGCAAACTCTGACCAGTCGACCAGACGGACCTCGCGAATCTCGCGGTGATCCGTATAGTTGAAATCCCCACGCAGGTAGGTAGTCAGGAAGACGAACGAACGCCAGCGTACTTCAGATGACGTCACGGAGCTGTCTCCGACGAAGAAACGCACACTGGTCTTGAGGAGGAACCGGTCGATCGATACTTCGCAGCCGGTTTCTTCGCTCACCTCACGCGCGATGCCGGTCTCGAAATCCTCGCCGGGATGAAGACCTCCTGATGGGGAACGGTACAGCCCCGGCGGGTAGGCATGCTTGGCGATCACCACCCATTTGGTTCCTTTGCGGATGTACAGGGTAACATCGTGATCCCGCTGCCCACGCTGCGACGATCGGATCCGGTCCAGTTCTTGTTGTGTGCAAGGAATATCGAAGCGCCGCCCGGCTGGGACACCGTACCGCGTCTCCATGCCGCGAATCATGGCCTCGGTGACGAACATGCTATAAGAGCGGAGTGATCTGCATTTGCAACGGGAGCGTGGTCACTTCGACCCCATCGTGACCGATCAGCACGTTTATCTCAGTGCGGAAGCCGCAGTCTTTCTGGTAAATACCCGGTTCGATCGAGAACAAGTGCCCTTTTTGGAGTCTTCGACGGTCCTCGGTCTCCAGGTTATCGATGTTCGGCCCGGTGCCGTGCTCGGACGACGTAATGGAGTGCCCGGTGCGATGGGTAAAGAACTCGCCGAATCCGGCGGAGCGCACCACGGCACGGCAGGCATCGTCGACTTCGTAGCCATGGACCGGCCGTTTCTCGATGTTTTCGCGCAGGAACGATACCGCCTTGTCCCGCGCACTCACCAGCACGCCGAACATCTGCGTATATCTGGCCGGGATCTGCTCGGTCGTCCCGGCGAACGCCATCCATGTGATATCGCCGAACACACCGTGTGGGACCTTCATTTTTGCCCAGAGATCCAAAAGAACGAGTTGGCCCTTCTTGATGACCGCTGAGCGGTGTTCGTCGGGCTCATAATGGGGGTCGCCGGCGTTGGCATCGACCGAGCAATTGGGGCCGCTTTCGGTGGTCATGTCGTACGCCTCAAACTGCTCTTTGATGAAGCGACAGACATCGAACTCAGTGATAGAGCGGCCATCCTTAAGAGCGGCGGTGACATAGGCAAACGCTTTGTCCTTTATCTCGATGCAGTTGCGCGCAGCGATGCGGTGCGCGGCCATCTGCTCGACGGAAAGACATGCTTGAAACGACGCCACCAAATCAGCCGATGAGACCACTTCGATTCCAAAGTCGCGCACCAGTTCAATGGTGCCGGCATCGACCAATCCGATGTACGGCAACCGGCCCATTGGCGAGTACTCCATGGCTACCCGTTTGCTGTGACTGAGCAACTCTTTGAGCTCTTGTTCGAGCAGGCTGTAGCTGGAAAAGGTGATCAGGCGCCCCTGGACTGCGGTAAACTTGGCTTTTTCGATAGCGTGCACCAGGGCCGTTGGTTCGCCGGCTGCCGGAATGAAATAGAACGAGCGGCGGGTCACGATACCACTCAGCCCCAGTATGGCAACGGCAATGGTGTTGCGGGCGTGAAAATCCGCCATCAGCCAGCCATCAAGCTCATGTTCCGCCAAATAGGCTTGGATTTTTTGTATGTCCATAACGTCTCTTGTGATAATACGAATTTCCGTTGGAGCTATCAACTGCTATTGCGACGGATGATGGCTTGACAGCCACGGAATGTCAAGGTAGATTGGCCGACAAACGGACAAACCACATGAATCACCGCATCGTCATAACCGGCGCTCCGGGGTCCGGTAAGACGGATTTTCTCCTGCGATTGTCGACCCATTCGACGTTTTCGCGTTTCACCTTTTTCGATGAGCTGGCCAGGCAACTGTTGATAGAGGATCCCTCGATTCGGCAGGACAAGAGGCGCTTTCACGGTGAAATCTATCGCCGCCAGACTTCGCGCGAACGGGCGGTCGATGGCCCGTTCATTACGGATCGTGGGACGGTAGATGCTTTCGCCTTTCACCCGGAAACACTCATCGATGTGGCGACCTCGCTGTCGCGTGAGTACAAGAGATACAGCGCCGCTATCCAGCTTGGTTCGGCGGCGCGACTGGGTGACAATTTCTATCGGTGCGACGCCGTACGGAATGAAACCATTGAGGATGCGTTGATTATCGAAGAGGCGCTCCGCCGTGTCTGGCAGGGGCATCCCGGTTACCATTTCGTTTCGGCGCAGCCGGATTACGAGGCCAAATACCAGGAGTTCCTCTCGCTGCTGAACCGTATCACCGATCGGTCCGGGGCGGACACCCGGCAGCCACAACACGAAAAACACTGAACCACCAATTCCGGGGATAGAGATACGTATGAAACTACGGTACCTGTTGATGCTGATGCTGACGGCGGTTGTCGGGACGGCGGCCGCTCAGTCGGATTTCTACAAGAAGTTCAAGTCAGATTACGCCTCCCTTGATCTGGACCTGCTGAACAACCCGTGCGAGCTGGGGATCGTGAAGGACTTTGTGTATCAGAAAGACATCGCGACATTCACGTTCCATGACGGCAAGATGTACCTGCTGCGCCCGATCGACGGACGTCCCACCACGGCCATCTTCATTGGGCGGGGGAGCGCCGCCATTGACATACCCGCACATGTCGAACGGCAGTGCCTCTGGTACGCCTCGGGAGACAGCGGTGTGGCGCAGGATTTCGTGGTCTGTTTCATCCGCATGGCCGACGATCTTGACCTTCGCCTGAAGGAGAAGTTCACGTTTGCCACACAGCAACTCGACTGGAAAGATTTCAACCTGGCCAAGAAGGCACAGGGGGAATTTTTCTTCAAGCCGGTCATCCAGCATGAGTACGACAATTATTTCCAGCTCCTTCGTTCTGCGTACGAAAGGTCGGCCGACGGTTATTTTTGGATCGATTTCAATCGCTACGTCTTTTCCTTTGACCCCAATCGAGCCGAGCAGACCGTTGTTGCCTACGAGAAGGAGGGGGGCGCGGTGACGGTCACTGATGGGGCTGTGTTGCAGCGCAAAGAGCGGGGCATCACTGATGACCTCAAAATGTCTGACATTTTCTATCCTACCACAATCATCGACCGGCGGGCCAACCTGGTGATGCAGGGCATGGAAGGGCGTCAGATCGATTCCGGTGACATACTAGCGCGGCTGGTTGTCAACACCGACAGCACACGGTTCCAGTCGCTGTTTCTCCACTACAATCTCAAGCTGGATTCCATGGCGGTCGACGGTGTGCCGGTCGAATTTCACCGCCGTCGCGATTTTAATTTCATAGGTGTCATGCTTCCGGCGTACCGCCACAAGGGGGACACACTCGATGTCCGGCTCTGGCTGCACGGCAAAGATTTCGTCTCGGCCATGCCGTACGTCGAGAATCCGGCGGTTTCGCCTCACCACCTGACCATCAGTTCGCGTCCTGAATTCAATTACCTGCTGCCGGGGGTCGAGAAGATGGAACAAGGGACCGGCGACGTCACGACTATCACCGTCGAACCAACTCAGCAATTCCGCGATTTCCAATTTCAGGGATATGCGCCAAAGTTCGATACCATTCCGAAAACGACCGAGACGGGCGTGACGGTCAATTTTCTCAAATCCCGCGCCATCACCAAGAAACAGTTCGAGTGTTTTGTTCCTGACGAGACCTATCAAAGCGCCACGCTTGGGGCGTTTAATTACTTCGCCGGAACGCTCGGGAATCCGGCCGGCCTGTTCGGGTTTTCGGTGTTCCCCGAAGGGAGCATGTCCATGCCGGGCATTCTGGAGATTCGCCAGGTGCACTGTATCATCGACGGTACCGGCGGCTTCCACCTGCTGCCCGGTGTCGAGATGGGGAGACAGTATTTTGGAGCGCTCATGCGACCGGCGTCGAGTCGCGAGCAATGGTTGGTCGACGCCGCACCTGAGTATCTCGGTCTGATGTATGTGCAGGAGGCACTGGGGGCCGGTCCGTTCTACACGGAACTGGTCGGTCGTAAGAACGTGGTGACGACGTTAGTCGAGCGAAGCCGGGACCTGCCGTTGGGCACAGGGTACCGTGTCCCCGATTCACTGCGCGTGTGCAAAGGGGCTTGGGTGTTGCACATGCTTCGGTTTATGATGCTGGACCTCGAGAAGCAATCCGATGCGACGTTCCTGAAGTTCCTCCGCGAGCTGTCGAATCTCTGCAACAGCCGGACCTTCACCAATGCTGATATTGTCGCGCTGGCGGAAAAAAGCTACGGCCAACCACTGGAGTGGTTTTTCCGGCATTGGTTGTTCGAGCGAAATATCCCGGAGTACTCGGTGGAATATACCATCGTGGAGAAGGAAAATGGCTGGGGGGTCGATGGTCAGGTGCGCACCAACGGCGTTGGATCGGATTTTCAGATGCCGGTGGTGATGCGGGTGGAAACGACCAACGGCGAATCCAGCTTCATGCGGCAGATGATCACAGGGAACCAGGATCACTTTACTCTGGGGCCGTTCGCGGTGCAACCGAAGCAGCTCTATTTCAACGAGTTTTACAGCGTCCTGTCCAAGGACAACGTGAAGAAGAAATAGCCGCATCACTGCCCTATACCTGTTGAGAGGATTCGTCGCCGCGCGCTTTTGGCCACCCGAACGACGGATTAGTTAACCATGCCTCCACGCTCATCACGCCGCCCGAAGACTCCCTTTCGGGCAGTCTATTTTCTCGTGCTGCTATTATTCGGAGCAGCGGCGCTGGCTCCGGAGTTACGGCTCTGGGGGTTTGGGGGTTGGGCGTTTCTGCCGCCGATACTCACGCTGGCCCTGTTGGCAGCGGGTGTGGCGGCGGGGCTGGGCGCAAATCGATTATACGCTCTTGTGGTGAAGCAACCGGTGCCGGCCGACGAGAGTCCAGGTGCGGATCGCAAATTCCTGCTGATCGCCGCGATCGTCACAATCATCACTACGGCGACGTTCTGGCTCTTCCGTGGACAGACACATTTTCTTGGCGACGGCTACCAACTGCTCTCGCGACTCACCGGTGGAAGCATGATGATCAAGCAATGGGACATAGGGGCATCGTTCCTTATGGACTCAGTCTATGATCTGCTGGGCGGTCCTCCTTCGGACCGGGCCCTGGCTGCGTATCGGATTGTGTCGATTGTTTCCGGTTCGCTGTTTATGATTACCGTTTGTCTGGCGGCCCGTGCGCTGTTCATTCGGAACCTCCACAGGTACCTGTTTTTTTTCGGTCTTGGCACCGGCGGATACATGCTCTTGTATTTCGGCTACGTGGAGAA
This sequence is a window from Candidatus Zixiibacteriota bacterium. Protein-coding genes within it:
- a CDS encoding M24 family metallopeptidase; this translates as MDIQKIQAYLAEHELDGWLMADFHARNTIAVAILGLSGIVTRRSFYFIPAAGEPTALVHAIEKAKFTAVQGRLITFSSYSLLEQELKELLSHSKRVAMEYSPMGRLPYIGLVDAGTIELVRDFGIEVVSSADLVASFQACLSVEQMAAHRIAARNCIEIKDKAFAYVTAALKDGRSITEFDVCRFIKEQFEAYDMTTESGPNCSVDANAGDPHYEPDEHRSAVIKKGQLVLLDLWAKMKVPHGVFGDITWMAFAGTTEQIPARYTQMFGVLVSARDKAVSFLRENIEKRPVHGYEVDDACRAVVRSAGFGEFFTHRTGHSITSSEHGTGPNIDNLETEDRRRLQKGHLFSIEPGIYQKDCGFRTEINVLIGHDGVEVTTLPLQMQITPLL
- the pepF gene encoding oligoendopeptidase F, whose protein sequence is MPVHAKPAAQPKRDEIDQQYTWNLADIYASESSWEADFKRARQMVDNAKLFAGRLRESPSVLYDCLEIRSELGMLLFNLYQYAFLNKDLDNRVSKYQAMTERAAMLSAEASTALAFVEPELLQIPEAELLRMAAQFSKTDVYDFYIAELIRSKAHVRSHEVEELLAMASTVSRGPDTIFSMLDDADLTYPVITDEHGNEVQLTKQRFAKLLESSDQRVRRDTSDGFYSSYKAHLNTIAATLAASVNKDVFVTRARRYDSCLHRALDGDNIPASVYHSLLDSTEANLAALHDYVTLRKRILRLDTIRPYDMFCPLFPEYDYEVPYDDAVRQVLEAVKPLGTEYQQAMSHAFTTRWVDVFETEGKGSGAYNYGNYSVHPFVLMNYNDTVDNMFTLAHEMGHAMHSHLSNRTQPYAKSQYSIFVAEVASTLNEGLLLHYLLEKTTDKRARLYLLNRHLDNTLGTFFHQVMYARFELVIHEQVESGNALSPEYLNQVWGKLTEQYYGPIMELDEHSKLKWSRVPHFYNMYYVYQYATSYAASQAIMAMFLTGEAGIIKRYLELLSSGGKDHPIELLKKCGVDMSSPKPVLATIDLFRDQVKQMDSLV
- a CDS encoding NUDIX hydrolase — translated: METRYGVPAGRRFDIPCTQQELDRIRSSQRGQRDHDVTLYIRKGTKWVVIAKHAYPPGLYRSPSGGLHPGEDFETGIAREVSEETGCEVSIDRFLLKTSVRFFVGDSSVTSSEVRWRSFVFLTTYLRGDFNYTDHREIREVRLVDWSEFASFGKVMRTMGMGGLWYRAELHEAVAELLEAESAT
- a CDS encoding AAA family ATPase — protein: MNHRIVITGAPGSGKTDFLLRLSTHSTFSRFTFFDELARQLLIEDPSIRQDKRRFHGEIYRRQTSRERAVDGPFITDRGTVDAFAFHPETLIDVATSLSREYKRYSAAIQLGSAARLGDNFYRCDAVRNETIEDALIIEEALRRVWQGHPGYHFVSAQPDYEAKYQEFLSLLNRITDRSGADTRQPQHEKH
- a CDS encoding pyridoxamine 5'-phosphate oxidase family protein translates to MRRKDKEITDRGLIETILREALVCHLAFVDSDRPYVVAMNFGYQDNRLYMHSAPEGRKIECIRRNPLVCFQMEARAELVTSVKACSFSMRYLSVVGYGNASLVESPVEKRQALDVIMRKYTGRDGFVYADASVEEIAVIRIDVTEMTGKKSKLE